A region from the Pelodiscus sinensis isolate JC-2024 chromosome 11, ASM4963464v1, whole genome shotgun sequence genome encodes:
- the ZXDC gene encoding zinc finger protein ZXDC isoform X1 has product METQGQPAVEAARARPDTQHGGGAAAPAAARLPQREPEPPPPEWDPAAASGLYMSFPVMLLEEKQEPGPSAAPGPPAAPGPDSDGLLLVFNLVRGAGEPGAGPGGGESGRPEPPRGEQEETPGPAPPPPPLPPPPGPAAPPRREAEAAEGAAQAGSGPGAFSGTITINNQSLLVRIENGVLTLGPGAEAGPPAPVAAEPAAPQAASPPPSRAEPPGPEGEAPGPASAGSRALLIYHCPEPRCTETFSRKQQVRLHRLAAHGGPGPGSGRAARPLVCPVPGCAWSFATAYKLRRHLHSHDKLRPFACAAPGCTKRFTTVYNLRAHGRAHEQEAAHKCEACGQRFPSAARLGAHQRRSHLEPDRPYRCEFPGCERTFITVSALFSHNRAHFREQEQFSCSFPGCSKQYDKACRLKIHMRSHTGERPFICDSEGCGWSFTSMSKLLRHKRKHEDDRRFTCPVEGCGKSFTRAEHLKGHSITHLGTKPFECPVEGCCAKFSARSSLYIHSKKHLQDVDSSKTRCPVSSCNKLFTSKHSMKTHMVKQHNFSPDLLTQLETTSSLTPSSELTSPGQSDLSNIDLVSLFSNVSGNNSGIATDMALVNSGIVTIDVASVGSTLGGNLSVNSNSLAQTVDPLILVASSDIPHSLDSSLLMGTTATVLQQSTSNLDDVQTVNAEALGSLASLSVKSSSQDLHGLTSSNNLTIDTTTLTPSSSLGGSNGPELLTPTKAERNLLPSSDVVGQQEGSKVVTQFVFSNPPGSYSAQKEMDLSTVTGSSFLESGGSARTDYRAIQLAKKRKQKGNGSGTAVSSSAQRKSKGGKVSPTSFSSTSHGSRLCGNIVLPNGGLTIRDPATGAQYVQIQLLQDDSPGEGDLPFQLSSQSSTSHSQLTVDLPVHILQEPHNCTEDDAGSDNSQFTGSTINLQDLE; this is encoded by the exons ATGGAAACGCAGGGGCAGCCCGCAGTGGAGGCGGCCCGGGCCCGGCCCGACACCCAACATGGCGGCGGGGCCGCGGCACCGGCCGCCGCCCGCCTGCCCCAGCGGGAGCCGGAGCCGCCGCCGCCCGAGTGGGATCCGGCCGCCGCCTCGGGCCTGTACATGAGCTTCCCCGtgatgctgctggaggagaagcaggagccgggGCCCAGCGCCGCCCCCGGGCCCCCCGCGGCGCCCGGGCCGGACAGCGACGGCCTCCTGCTCGTCTTCAACCTGGTGCGGGGCGCGGGCGAGCCGGGGGCCGGGCCCGGCGGCGGGGAGAGCGGCCGCCCGGAGCCTCCCcgcggggagcaggaggagactcCCGGGccggccccgccgccgccgccgctgcctcCGCCGCCGggccccgcagcgccgccccggCGGGAAGCGGAGGCGGCGGAGGGCGCAGCGCAGGCCGGCTCGGGCCCCGGCGCCTTCTCTGGCACCATCACCATCAACAACCAGAGCCTGCTGGTGCGGATCGAGAACGGGGTCCTGACCCTGGGGCCGGGCGCCGAGGCGGGGCCGCCTGCTCCCGTCGCGGCCGAGCCGGCCGCCCCACAAGCCGCGTCGCCGCCGCCCAGCCGGGCCGAGCCCCCCGGGCCTGAGGGGGAGGCGCCGGGCCCGGCCTCAGCGGGCTCCCGGGCACTGCTGATCTATCACTGCCCCGAGCCCCGCTGCACCGAGACCTTCTCCCGCAAGCAGCAGGTGCGGCTGCACCGTCTGGCGGCTCACGGAGGGCCCGGGCCAGGCAGCGGGCGGGCGGCGCGGCCCTTAGTCTGCCCGGTGCCCGGCTGCGCCTGGTCCTTCGCCACCGCCTACAAGCTGCGGCGCCACCTGCACTCGCACGACAAGCTGCGGCCCTTCGCCTGCGCCGCGCCCGGCTGCACCAAGCGCTTCACCACGGTCTACAACCTGCGGGCGCACGGGCGGGCCCACGAGCAGGAGGCGGCGCACAAGTGCGAGGCTTGCGGACAGCGCTTCCCCAGCGCCGCCCGCCTCGGAGCGCACCAGCGGCGGAGCCACCTGGAGCCTGACCGGCCCTATCGCTGCGAGTTCCCCG GTTGTGAAAGAACCTTTATCACAGTGAGTGCATTATTTTCTCACAATCGAGCCCACTTCAGAGAGCAAGAACAGTTCTCCTGCTCTTTCCCTGGTTGTAGCAAACAGTATGACAAAGCCTGCCGACTGAAAATCCACATGAGAAGTCACACAG gtgaaaggCCTTTTATCTGTGACTCTGAAGGTTGTGGCTGGTCTTTCACCAGCATGTCCAAGCTACTAAGGCATAAAAG GAAACATGAGGATGACAGGAGGTTTACATGTCCAGTAGAAGGCTGTGGAAAATCCTTCACAAGAGCAGAACACTTGAAAGGCCACAGTATAACTCACCTTGGCACAAAACCATTTGAATGTCCAGTGGAAG GTTGTTGTGCAAAATTCTCTGCTCGCAGTAGTTTGTATATTCACTCTAAGAAACACCTTCAAGATGTGGATTCATCGAAGACACGTTGCCCAGTGTCTAGTTGTAATAAATTGTTCACTTCCAAGCATAGTATGAAGACTCACATGGTCAAACAGCACAACTTCAGTCCAG ATCTTTTAACCCAGCTTGAAACGACCAGTTCCCTCACGCCAAGTAGTGAACTCACCAGCCCAGGACAAAGTGACCTCAGCAACATAGACCTTGTGTCCCTTTTCTCCAATGTGTCTGGTAACAATTCTGGGATTGCAACAGATATGGCTTTAGTAAACTCTGGAATTGTCACCATAGATGTTGCTTCAGTAGGTTCTACACTTGGTGGAAACCTTTCTGTCAATAGCAATTCCTTAGCTCAAACAGTTGACCCTTTGATATTGGTGGCAAGTAGTGATATTCCACATAGCCTGGACAGTTCTCTCTTAATGGGAACAACTGCCACAGTTTTACAGCAAAGTACTTCAAATCTGGATGATGTACAGACTGTAAATGCAGAAGCCTTAGGTTCACTAGCATCTTTATCAGTGAAGAGTTCCAGTCAAGACTTGCATGGTTTGACATCCAGCAATAATCTAACAATAGACACTACCACTTTGACCCCTTCCAGCAGCCTTGGAGGAAGCAATGGACCTGAGTTACTGACACCAACTAAAGCGGAACGAAACTTGCTTCCTAGCTCGGATGTTGTTGGACAGCAGGAAGGCAGTAAAGTGGTGACGCAGTTTGTATTCTCCAACCCTCCAGGAAGCTACAGTGCTCAGAAAGAAATGGATCTTAGCACAGTGACTGGCAGCTCATTTTTG GAGAGTGGTGGATCTGCAAGGACAGACTACAGAGCCATTCAGCTagccaagaaaagaaaacagaaagggaatgggagcggcacag cagTATCGAGCTCTGCCCAGAGGAAAAGTAAAGGTGGTAAAGTGAGCCCTACCAGCTTCTCATCTACCAGCCATGGCAGTCGATTGTGTGGAAACATTGTTTTGCCAAACGGAGGCCTAACAATAAGGGATCCAGCAACTGGTGCACAGTATGTGCAAATTCAGCTACTTCAG GATGATTCCCCAGGAGAGGGAGATTTACCCTTTCAGCTCAGTTCTCAATCTTCCACATCACATTCTCAACTTACAGTGGACTTACCTGTTCATATCCTTCAG GAGCCACACAACTGCACAGAAGATGATGCAGGTTCTGATAACTCTCAGTTCACTGGAAGCACAATAAATTTACAGGACTTGGAATGA
- the ZXDC gene encoding zinc finger protein ZXDC isoform X2 gives METQGQPAVEAARARPDTQHGGGAAAPAAARLPQREPEPPPPEWDPAAASGLYMSFPVMLLEEKQEPGPSAAPGPPAAPGPDSDGLLLVFNLVRGAGEPGAGPGGGESGRPEPPRGEQEETPGPAPPPPPLPPPPGPAAPPRREAEAAEGAAQAGSGPGAFSGTITINNQSLLVRIENGVLTLGPGAEAGPPAPVAAEPAAPQAASPPPSRAEPPGPEGEAPGPASAGSRALLIYHCPEPRCTETFSRKQQVRLHRLAAHGGPGPGSGRAARPLVCPVPGCAWSFATAYKLRRHLHSHDKLRPFACAAPGCTKRFTTVYNLRAHGRAHEQEAAHKCEACGQRFPSAARLGAHQRRSHLEPDRPYRCEFPGCERTFITVSALFSHNRAHFREQEQFSCSFPGCSKQYDKACRLKIHMRSHTGERPFICDSEGCGWSFTSMSKLLRHKRKHEDDRRFTCPVEGCGKSFTRAEHLKGHSITHLGTKPFECPVEGCCAKFSARSSLYIHSKKHLQDVDSSKTRCPVSSCNKLFTSKHSMKTHMVKQHNFSPDLLTQLETTSSLTPSSELTSPGQSDLSNIDLVSLFSNVSGNNSGIATDMALVNSGIVTIDVASVGSTLGGNLSVNSNSLAQTVDPLILVASSDIPHSLDSSLLMGTTATVLQQSTSNLDDVQTVNAEALGSLASLSVKSSSQDLHGLTSSNNLTIDTTTLTPSSSLGGSNGPELLTPTKAERNLLPSSDVVGQQEGSKVVTQFVFSNPPGSYSAQKEMDLSTVTGSSFLESGGSARTDYRAIQLAKKRKQKGNGSGTVSSSAQRKSKGGKVSPTSFSSTSHGSRLCGNIVLPNGGLTIRDPATGAQYVQIQLLQDDSPGEGDLPFQLSSQSSTSHSQLTVDLPVHILQEPHNCTEDDAGSDNSQFTGSTINLQDLE, from the exons ATGGAAACGCAGGGGCAGCCCGCAGTGGAGGCGGCCCGGGCCCGGCCCGACACCCAACATGGCGGCGGGGCCGCGGCACCGGCCGCCGCCCGCCTGCCCCAGCGGGAGCCGGAGCCGCCGCCGCCCGAGTGGGATCCGGCCGCCGCCTCGGGCCTGTACATGAGCTTCCCCGtgatgctgctggaggagaagcaggagccgggGCCCAGCGCCGCCCCCGGGCCCCCCGCGGCGCCCGGGCCGGACAGCGACGGCCTCCTGCTCGTCTTCAACCTGGTGCGGGGCGCGGGCGAGCCGGGGGCCGGGCCCGGCGGCGGGGAGAGCGGCCGCCCGGAGCCTCCCcgcggggagcaggaggagactcCCGGGccggccccgccgccgccgccgctgcctcCGCCGCCGggccccgcagcgccgccccggCGGGAAGCGGAGGCGGCGGAGGGCGCAGCGCAGGCCGGCTCGGGCCCCGGCGCCTTCTCTGGCACCATCACCATCAACAACCAGAGCCTGCTGGTGCGGATCGAGAACGGGGTCCTGACCCTGGGGCCGGGCGCCGAGGCGGGGCCGCCTGCTCCCGTCGCGGCCGAGCCGGCCGCCCCACAAGCCGCGTCGCCGCCGCCCAGCCGGGCCGAGCCCCCCGGGCCTGAGGGGGAGGCGCCGGGCCCGGCCTCAGCGGGCTCCCGGGCACTGCTGATCTATCACTGCCCCGAGCCCCGCTGCACCGAGACCTTCTCCCGCAAGCAGCAGGTGCGGCTGCACCGTCTGGCGGCTCACGGAGGGCCCGGGCCAGGCAGCGGGCGGGCGGCGCGGCCCTTAGTCTGCCCGGTGCCCGGCTGCGCCTGGTCCTTCGCCACCGCCTACAAGCTGCGGCGCCACCTGCACTCGCACGACAAGCTGCGGCCCTTCGCCTGCGCCGCGCCCGGCTGCACCAAGCGCTTCACCACGGTCTACAACCTGCGGGCGCACGGGCGGGCCCACGAGCAGGAGGCGGCGCACAAGTGCGAGGCTTGCGGACAGCGCTTCCCCAGCGCCGCCCGCCTCGGAGCGCACCAGCGGCGGAGCCACCTGGAGCCTGACCGGCCCTATCGCTGCGAGTTCCCCG GTTGTGAAAGAACCTTTATCACAGTGAGTGCATTATTTTCTCACAATCGAGCCCACTTCAGAGAGCAAGAACAGTTCTCCTGCTCTTTCCCTGGTTGTAGCAAACAGTATGACAAAGCCTGCCGACTGAAAATCCACATGAGAAGTCACACAG gtgaaaggCCTTTTATCTGTGACTCTGAAGGTTGTGGCTGGTCTTTCACCAGCATGTCCAAGCTACTAAGGCATAAAAG GAAACATGAGGATGACAGGAGGTTTACATGTCCAGTAGAAGGCTGTGGAAAATCCTTCACAAGAGCAGAACACTTGAAAGGCCACAGTATAACTCACCTTGGCACAAAACCATTTGAATGTCCAGTGGAAG GTTGTTGTGCAAAATTCTCTGCTCGCAGTAGTTTGTATATTCACTCTAAGAAACACCTTCAAGATGTGGATTCATCGAAGACACGTTGCCCAGTGTCTAGTTGTAATAAATTGTTCACTTCCAAGCATAGTATGAAGACTCACATGGTCAAACAGCACAACTTCAGTCCAG ATCTTTTAACCCAGCTTGAAACGACCAGTTCCCTCACGCCAAGTAGTGAACTCACCAGCCCAGGACAAAGTGACCTCAGCAACATAGACCTTGTGTCCCTTTTCTCCAATGTGTCTGGTAACAATTCTGGGATTGCAACAGATATGGCTTTAGTAAACTCTGGAATTGTCACCATAGATGTTGCTTCAGTAGGTTCTACACTTGGTGGAAACCTTTCTGTCAATAGCAATTCCTTAGCTCAAACAGTTGACCCTTTGATATTGGTGGCAAGTAGTGATATTCCACATAGCCTGGACAGTTCTCTCTTAATGGGAACAACTGCCACAGTTTTACAGCAAAGTACTTCAAATCTGGATGATGTACAGACTGTAAATGCAGAAGCCTTAGGTTCACTAGCATCTTTATCAGTGAAGAGTTCCAGTCAAGACTTGCATGGTTTGACATCCAGCAATAATCTAACAATAGACACTACCACTTTGACCCCTTCCAGCAGCCTTGGAGGAAGCAATGGACCTGAGTTACTGACACCAACTAAAGCGGAACGAAACTTGCTTCCTAGCTCGGATGTTGTTGGACAGCAGGAAGGCAGTAAAGTGGTGACGCAGTTTGTATTCTCCAACCCTCCAGGAAGCTACAGTGCTCAGAAAGAAATGGATCTTAGCACAGTGACTGGCAGCTCATTTTTG GAGAGTGGTGGATCTGCAAGGACAGACTACAGAGCCATTCAGCTagccaagaaaagaaaacagaaagggaatgggagcggcacag TATCGAGCTCTGCCCAGAGGAAAAGTAAAGGTGGTAAAGTGAGCCCTACCAGCTTCTCATCTACCAGCCATGGCAGTCGATTGTGTGGAAACATTGTTTTGCCAAACGGAGGCCTAACAATAAGGGATCCAGCAACTGGTGCACAGTATGTGCAAATTCAGCTACTTCAG GATGATTCCCCAGGAGAGGGAGATTTACCCTTTCAGCTCAGTTCTCAATCTTCCACATCACATTCTCAACTTACAGTGGACTTACCTGTTCATATCCTTCAG GAGCCACACAACTGCACAGAAGATGATGCAGGTTCTGATAACTCTCAGTTCACTGGAAGCACAATAAATTTACAGGACTTGGAATGA